In one window of Nakamurella sp. PAMC28650 DNA:
- a CDS encoding DUF4157 domain-containing protein, which produces MLIERAATTRRRDEPLESAAGEPDSAGPAGGVSGVLADPFRPAPGGEILYVTASLRRTSDLRRRSTVSADPLGGSQVRDGISAALRRRAGSGDELPTDLSGALGEHYGQDFSGVRVHRDTEAGEIAGALGSHAFTHGDDVYFAPGRFKPAAPDGQRLIAHELGHVAAQRTGADPGSGAGLTVGRADDPAEAAADRAADGAMSALRSALRRQAGGSGTGRASGDPVGPGNHRHGNCDCPPVDGALRRSVLDRSVLRREGTDVKEAGSSFGQGTGTYAGTKKESKDGKNTTTHKAVAGVWGEASGEHDSFDGRTTRKGKAEASGMAGAEAYIALIQTATPEELSAAFEACARTGAFGKAEASGEMSRGPAKMGGKASIEGGIGASAGISGSAKIDRSGKIPKLEAALSAFAKAGVEFKGEASGFVGIGPLQVIAAVEAAGFAGVRASAEGAVKASATGVSIAGKAEAMAGAEISGKGSLTAKLSNQEVTAALEGEAFAGLKASASGKISISLTGVEVSGKAEAFAGASAEAKGSVQWTSKGRTIFAATGTVTVDAGIGGKAEGQFVFKNGKLSIKFGAKAVFGVGFGADLAAELDFVALGLAIYGEVNDAINRSTVTIGESAGKIDRQPVVDQLVAIGLITRGYDAYIADFRGYASKKMSGGSNGIKKERVQEILDHRRGQIGMDLVYGETDAGITKAAIEAFGPLLKSIGIKGGVIDRFQPAAFTEIAGIRKKNQQDTTLAAFRAALSTQVGKVASGGQNMPDPEMMKSVIAKHYPKVSAARTPDEADAEMATVVEEVYAGLISGFTIRAGVPGSFKFDAKAVGDKDKAAADATVEGPRKQLLAEITGMCAAYAAKKAGQGEAGIKGEVINKEMAGQVKKLNAGLNTADQKAMDARIAQAVKDGLGAAAISLTVDGGTITVLDKADPKAIKEGHSNDKAAAARQLVYAAAAKKFTEYAAKKARKGENGVKSEEVQTIVTDAFKKVGADPAAMTEADAKLAELAQQAFGDTINHLQIDGGQVRMVVSDTKTKNVKDKVKSDKARVGTAFGEEDGNKRRYHVRNAVYDQLVAYFTRIKADPRGVPTVGEVQKIITAGISGFSGELAFEDAKAELMLAVSNASEGFFTASRVDDSGNLSGVGADMTMLMDLRAKAADDKKDEVVLGALKSPMEALATTFYKKRPTLTALQAVIDKAARAWAGAGATVTPVDELIAKAITLAFGDKLKEVVVSGGKVTVLKIAG; this is translated from the coding sequence ATGCTGATCGAGCGTGCTGCCACTACCCGACGGCGGGATGAGCCCCTGGAATCCGCTGCTGGAGAACCCGACTCCGCAGGGCCGGCCGGCGGGGTCTCCGGAGTCCTCGCCGATCCCTTCCGCCCCGCCCCCGGTGGCGAGATCCTCTACGTGACGGCGTCTTTGCGTCGAACCTCCGATCTGCGGCGGCGGTCGACCGTGTCGGCCGATCCGCTGGGCGGAAGCCAGGTCCGGGACGGTATCTCGGCGGCCCTGCGGCGTCGGGCGGGCAGCGGCGACGAGTTGCCGACCGACCTTTCCGGCGCCCTCGGCGAGCACTACGGGCAGGATTTCTCCGGCGTCCGCGTCCACCGTGACACCGAGGCCGGGGAAATTGCCGGGGCTCTCGGCTCGCACGCGTTCACGCACGGTGACGACGTCTATTTCGCGCCAGGACGGTTCAAGCCGGCGGCACCGGATGGTCAGCGGCTGATCGCCCACGAGCTGGGTCACGTCGCGGCGCAGCGGACCGGCGCCGACCCCGGATCCGGTGCCGGCCTGACCGTCGGCCGGGCAGATGATCCGGCCGAGGCGGCCGCCGATCGCGCGGCAGACGGCGCCATGTCGGCCCTGCGGTCGGCCCTGCGCCGTCAGGCCGGCGGGAGCGGGACGGGCCGTGCGAGCGGCGACCCGGTCGGCCCCGGCAATCATCGTCACGGCAACTGCGACTGCCCTCCCGTCGACGGCGCCCTGCGGCGCTCGGTGCTGGACCGATCGGTGCTGCGGCGCGAGGGGACGGACGTCAAGGAGGCGGGAAGCTCCTTCGGGCAGGGCACCGGCACGTACGCCGGGACGAAGAAGGAATCCAAGGACGGCAAGAACACCACGACCCACAAGGCGGTCGCCGGGGTGTGGGGTGAAGCATCGGGGGAGCACGATTCGTTCGACGGCAGGACGACCAGGAAAGGCAAGGCGGAGGCCTCCGGAATGGCCGGTGCCGAGGCCTACATCGCGCTGATCCAGACGGCGACGCCGGAAGAGCTGTCCGCGGCGTTCGAGGCGTGCGCGAGGACCGGCGCGTTCGGCAAGGCCGAGGCTTCCGGCGAGATGTCCCGCGGGCCGGCGAAGATGGGCGGGAAGGCCTCCATCGAGGGCGGTATCGGGGCTTCCGCCGGGATTTCCGGCAGCGCAAAGATCGATCGCAGCGGGAAGATCCCGAAGTTGGAAGCCGCGCTGTCGGCGTTCGCGAAGGCCGGCGTCGAGTTCAAGGGCGAGGCCTCCGGTTTCGTCGGGATCGGCCCGCTCCAGGTGATCGCCGCAGTCGAGGCCGCCGGGTTCGCCGGCGTCAGGGCCAGTGCCGAAGGTGCGGTGAAGGCCAGTGCCACCGGCGTCTCCATCGCCGGCAAGGCCGAGGCCATGGCCGGGGCCGAGATCTCCGGGAAGGGCTCGCTCACGGCGAAGCTGAGCAATCAGGAGGTCACGGCGGCACTGGAGGGAGAGGCCTTCGCCGGCCTCAAGGCGTCGGCGTCCGGAAAGATCTCGATCAGCCTGACGGGCGTCGAGGTCAGCGGCAAGGCGGAAGCCTTCGCCGGTGCGTCGGCCGAGGCCAAGGGCTCGGTGCAGTGGACGAGCAAGGGCCGCACCATCTTTGCCGCCACCGGCACCGTGACGGTCGATGCGGGCATCGGCGGCAAGGCCGAGGGTCAATTCGTCTTCAAGAACGGCAAGCTCTCGATCAAGTTCGGTGCCAAGGCGGTGTTCGGCGTCGGATTCGGCGCTGATCTGGCCGCCGAGCTGGACTTCGTCGCTCTCGGCCTGGCAATCTACGGCGAGGTCAACGATGCGATCAACCGGTCCACCGTCACCATCGGTGAGTCGGCCGGGAAGATCGACCGACAGCCGGTCGTCGACCAACTCGTGGCCATCGGGCTGATCACACGGGGCTACGACGCCTACATCGCCGATTTCCGCGGCTACGCCAGCAAGAAGATGAGCGGCGGCTCGAACGGCATCAAGAAGGAACGGGTACAGGAGATCCTGGATCACCGCCGTGGCCAGATCGGGATGGACCTGGTCTACGGAGAGACCGACGCCGGCATCACCAAGGCCGCCATCGAGGCATTCGGGCCGTTGCTCAAGTCGATCGGGATCAAGGGTGGGGTGATCGACAGGTTCCAGCCCGCCGCCTTCACCGAGATCGCCGGTATTCGCAAGAAGAACCAGCAGGACACCACCCTGGCCGCCTTCCGCGCCGCGCTGAGCACCCAGGTGGGCAAGGTCGCCTCCGGCGGCCAGAACATGCCAGACCCGGAGATGATGAAGTCGGTCATCGCCAAGCACTACCCGAAGGTCAGCGCCGCGCGCACCCCGGACGAGGCCGACGCCGAGATGGCCACCGTGGTGGAAGAGGTCTACGCCGGGTTGATCTCCGGCTTCACCATCAGGGCCGGTGTGCCGGGGTCGTTCAAGTTCGACGCCAAAGCCGTCGGCGACAAGGACAAAGCAGCGGCCGACGCCACGGTGGAGGGTCCTCGCAAGCAGTTGCTGGCGGAGATCACCGGGATGTGCGCCGCCTATGCAGCGAAGAAGGCCGGGCAGGGCGAGGCCGGCATCAAGGGCGAGGTCATCAACAAGGAGATGGCCGGTCAGGTGAAGAAGCTGAACGCGGGCCTGAACACGGCGGACCAGAAGGCGATGGACGCCCGGATCGCCCAGGCCGTCAAGGACGGTCTCGGTGCGGCCGCGATCTCGCTGACCGTCGACGGAGGCACCATCACGGTGCTGGACAAGGCCGATCCGAAGGCGATCAAGGAAGGCCACTCGAACGACAAGGCTGCTGCAGCGCGGCAGCTCGTCTATGCCGCGGCGGCCAAGAAGTTCACCGAGTATGCGGCCAAGAAGGCGAGGAAGGGCGAGAACGGCGTCAAGTCCGAGGAGGTCCAGACGATCGTCACCGATGCCTTCAAGAAGGTCGGTGCCGACCCGGCGGCCATGACGGAGGCCGACGCGAAACTCGCCGAGCTTGCCCAGCAGGCGTTCGGCGACACCATCAACCATCTCCAGATCGACGGTGGCCAGGTCAGGATGGTGGTGTCGGACACCAAGACGAAGAACGTCAAGGACAAGGTGAAATCCGACAAGGCCCGTGTCGGAACGGCTTTCGGTGAGGAGGACGGCAACAAGCGTCGATACCACGTCCGCAATGCCGTCTACGACCAACTCGTCGCCTACTTCACCAGGATCAAGGCCGATCCCCGTGGCGTGCCGACCGTCGGCGAGGTGCAGAAGATCATCACGGCCGGAATCTCCGGGTTCAGCGGCGAACTCGCCTTCGAGGACGCGAAAGCCGAACTGATGCTGGCGGTCTCGAACGCGTCGGAGGGTTTTTTCACCGCGAGCCGGGTCGACGATTCCGGGAACCTGTCCGGCGTCGGTGCCGACATGACGATGTTGATGGACCTGCGGGCGAAGGCTGCGGACGACAAGAAGGACGAAGT
- a CDS encoding ATP-binding protein, whose amino-acid sequence MGAVFGLGDAEGDLLLAAAAPDLDPNFARSFGLLLGAASPQPASVALILELAGIPLLSGRGRALLGQTGPLRRWGLLQVEPGALNLSRSVVVGEDVVGALVGHPVAEPISQAMEIHVAGQDLLPAGPAAQQLATALDAAVGLCWVEDPAGAAGVSTSVAAFSRAEIACTVFDLALRPSGVGLMEAALHAVRRAGLLATGLVLASAELLTVDETASGVVALLSAAPVPVVLVGRCRWNPNWRAELPVVVRASPLEPAQRIALWRRHVSADEVPADLLASYRLTPEQIAAAGRHVVAQASLIAQPPDAALVAETVRLLGGAGRIRPGFGTTRTSYADLQLPADTLASLHRLGAWVRLRDSVISRGQVHGAGGKGTGIAALFTGGPGTGKTLAAHVIADTAGLDLMQVDLSGVIDKYIGETEKNLEKVFAEAESLNVVLFFDEADALFGSRSEVKDAKDRYANQEVSYLLQRMEHFNGITVLATNLRGNLDAAFARRMHFIVHFPDPDVPTRRSLLTQLLSRVGDLDQDDPIDLDHLAATVELAGGDLRNIVLAAAYDAAIDGTGVGARHLLAAALREYAKLGRRAPAALL is encoded by the coding sequence GTGGGCGCTGTTTTTGGTCTCGGCGATGCGGAGGGGGACCTGTTGCTCGCCGCCGCTGCGCCGGACCTCGACCCGAATTTCGCCCGGTCCTTCGGATTGTTGCTGGGTGCTGCTTCCCCGCAGCCGGCATCCGTCGCGCTGATCCTCGAGTTGGCCGGCATTCCGCTGCTCTCCGGCAGAGGAAGGGCGTTGCTCGGCCAGACGGGTCCGCTGCGCCGGTGGGGGTTGCTGCAGGTGGAACCGGGGGCGTTGAACCTCTCCCGTTCCGTCGTGGTGGGGGAGGATGTCGTCGGCGCTCTGGTGGGACATCCGGTGGCAGAGCCGATCTCGCAGGCCATGGAGATCCACGTGGCCGGGCAGGATCTCCTGCCGGCCGGACCGGCTGCCCAGCAGTTGGCGACCGCCCTCGACGCTGCCGTCGGACTGTGCTGGGTCGAGGATCCGGCCGGAGCTGCCGGTGTCTCGACCTCGGTGGCTGCCTTCTCCCGCGCCGAGATCGCCTGCACGGTCTTCGATCTTGCCCTTCGCCCGTCCGGGGTCGGCCTGATGGAAGCCGCGCTCCATGCGGTGCGTCGCGCTGGTCTGCTGGCAACCGGGCTGGTGCTGGCCTCGGCCGAACTGCTCACCGTCGACGAGACCGCCTCCGGGGTCGTGGCGTTGCTGTCCGCGGCGCCGGTTCCGGTGGTGCTGGTGGGCCGGTGCCGGTGGAACCCGAACTGGCGTGCCGAACTCCCCGTGGTGGTCAGGGCCAGCCCGCTGGAACCGGCCCAGCGGATCGCCCTGTGGCGCCGGCACGTGAGCGCCGACGAGGTGCCGGCCGATCTGCTCGCCTCCTACCGGCTGACACCGGAGCAGATCGCCGCGGCAGGTCGGCACGTCGTCGCGCAGGCCTCGCTGATCGCGCAACCGCCGGACGCGGCGCTGGTGGCCGAGACCGTCCGGTTGCTCGGTGGTGCCGGCCGGATCCGTCCGGGATTCGGCACCACCAGGACGAGCTATGCCGATCTCCAACTACCGGCCGACACGCTGGCGTCACTGCACCGGTTGGGCGCCTGGGTCCGTTTGCGGGACAGCGTGATCTCCCGCGGGCAGGTGCACGGGGCCGGCGGCAAGGGCACCGGGATCGCGGCGCTGTTCACCGGCGGGCCCGGCACGGGGAAGACCCTCGCCGCCCACGTCATCGCCGATACCGCAGGCCTGGACCTCATGCAGGTCGACCTGTCCGGGGTCATCGACAAGTACATCGGCGAGACCGAGAAGAATCTGGAGAAAGTGTTCGCCGAAGCCGAGAGCCTGAACGTGGTGCTGTTCTTCGACGAGGCGGACGCGCTGTTCGGCAGCCGCAGCGAGGTGAAGGACGCCAAGGATCGGTATGCCAACCAGGAGGTCTCCTATCTGCTGCAACGAATGGAGCACTTCAACGGCATCACCGTCCTGGCCACCAACCTGCGGGGCAATCTCGATGCCGCCTTCGCCCGGCGGATGCATTTCATCGTGCATTTTCCCGACCCCGATGTGCCCACCAGGCGGTCCCTCCTGACGCAGTTGCTCAGCCGGGTAGGCGATCTCGATCAGGACGACCCGATCGATCTGGACCATCTGGCCGCGACGGTCGAACTGGCCGGCGGCGACCTGCGCAACATCGTGCTGGCCGCCGCCTACGACGCAGCCATCGACGGAACCGGCGTCGGTGCCCGGCATCTGCTGGCGGCCGCTCTTCGCGAATACGCGAAACTCGGTCGCCGCGCCCCCGCCGCCCTGCTGTGA
- a CDS encoding DUF4255 domain-containing protein — protein MIIPTIDTGLEALVRQALPLPSALGDVSFDSPSGTWSAQLNRITVNLFLFGVGRSPQPPRPSVDREVDGRLQRRGPLPMLQLHYLVSAWAGSVRDEHQLIGDVLTSFLLTQVLPAEHLPAGMTAGVQLSVAPHDNNRAKDVWSTVGGTIKPSFELVVTTASDALPYVDLPTSIDQIQRLLAPYTADPEPLRQPPFGRS, from the coding sequence GTGATCATCCCGACGATCGACACAGGTCTGGAAGCTCTGGTCCGCCAGGCGCTCCCCCTGCCGTCGGCGTTGGGGGACGTCTCGTTCGATTCACCCTCGGGCACCTGGTCGGCCCAGTTGAACCGCATCACCGTCAACCTCTTCCTGTTCGGCGTCGGCCGCTCGCCGCAACCCCCGCGCCCCTCCGTCGACCGGGAAGTCGACGGTCGGCTGCAGCGACGGGGACCACTGCCGATGCTGCAACTGCACTACCTGGTGTCCGCCTGGGCGGGTTCGGTCCGCGACGAACACCAGTTGATCGGCGACGTCCTGACCTCGTTCCTGCTGACCCAGGTGCTGCCGGCGGAGCATCTCCCGGCCGGCATGACGGCCGGGGTGCAGCTCTCGGTTGCCCCACACGACAACAACAGGGCCAAGGACGTCTGGTCGACGGTCGGCGGGACCATCAAACCGTCCTTCGAACTCGTGGTCACCACGGCCAGCGACGCACTCCCCTACGTCGACCTGCCGACCAGCATCGACCAGATCCAGCGCCTGCTGGCGCCGTACACGGCAGACCCGGAACCCCTGCGCCAGCCCCCCTTTGGGAGGAGCTGA
- a CDS encoding carboxypeptidase-like regulatory domain-containing protein, with translation MRANTELLDLVPGQRADITLDVINTGQVIDGVTARIVGLPEQHVSSRPAVLPLFPDSSGQLTLTLGLPLSFPAGRHPMTVEVHSRQPGTAPEYVDVDLVVPQAAALGLGTSPQLVRAHRSARFILTVTNRGNVALDVALRANDPEKAMSVVLTPSRLTVQAGNAGDVVVTVRGPRMILGSDLDRLVTLTGLARPVLSETAPAQLVPTDPDGELESAAGAEPLSESVAITLRQRPWFTRGMLTALILLTIIGLWAAVFLFGLGQVFAGDPLTKTAPASFFAGAAPAAAHGEQPTGVSQAASAARAGAPGASGNSGNSGNSGAGVSPSAGGAGGSSGSDNGGAAGAGGSAGAGGSAGAAAEGEPPAGALPKTGAMPAGLGGTIAGTVTAATDGEAVGRILVEALRTRADGSTVVVGSAATQADGTYQVAGLFPGAYKLRFSATGFTTVFHPAAAGQAAAAAVNVSSGAVTAGADAVITGKPATITGSIDPGDTLDKVVATVTVRPLAGRSQGKTVASVKTAADGSYTIPKLPAPGRYELVFTAAGYTPTTVQTDVSGGARRFEPSVLLTSGLGQIVGTVTDGTSPLGGITVTTTVDGTAVTTGTPTTGQIGQFVLGQLPTPATYVITLSGPGFGEKTVVVDLGPGKADTNLKVQLDKGTGTVGGVLVDSTGKGIGGAVVTVGGAADPPTTTTLTAGVIGSFSLSGLPSPGQYTLSFTLPGYADATVPVNLLGTAPVAPLKVVMAGALGKITGQVTGPGRAALQGASVVATDGKRTWPVTSTAGSGAVPDGGYVIDQLPAGIYTITATSPTGVGRTALVTVTAGGTTQQNFPLSDSG, from the coding sequence GTGAGAGCGAATACCGAACTGCTCGATCTGGTCCCCGGCCAGCGAGCCGACATCACGTTGGATGTCATCAACACCGGCCAGGTCATCGACGGTGTCACGGCCCGGATCGTCGGGCTGCCCGAGCAGCACGTCAGCAGCCGGCCCGCGGTCCTTCCGCTGTTTCCCGATTCGTCCGGCCAGTTGACGCTGACACTGGGGCTGCCGCTGAGCTTCCCGGCCGGTCGGCACCCGATGACGGTGGAGGTGCATTCGCGTCAGCCGGGCACCGCACCGGAGTACGTCGACGTCGACCTCGTCGTTCCGCAGGCCGCGGCGCTCGGCCTCGGCACCAGCCCCCAGCTCGTCCGCGCGCACCGCAGCGCCAGGTTCATCCTGACCGTCACCAATCGCGGCAACGTGGCGCTGGATGTGGCGCTCAGGGCCAACGATCCGGAGAAGGCCATGTCGGTGGTGCTGACCCCGAGCCGGCTGACCGTGCAGGCCGGCAACGCCGGGGACGTGGTCGTCACCGTGCGCGGGCCCCGGATGATCCTCGGCAGCGACCTCGACCGGCTGGTCACGCTGACCGGCCTGGCCCGGCCGGTCCTGTCGGAGACGGCTCCCGCCCAGCTGGTCCCCACCGACCCCGACGGCGAGCTCGAGTCGGCGGCCGGCGCGGAACCGCTGTCCGAATCGGTCGCCATCACCCTCCGGCAGCGCCCGTGGTTCACCCGCGGCATGCTCACCGCGCTGATCCTGCTGACGATCATCGGGCTGTGGGCGGCCGTCTTCCTGTTCGGCCTCGGCCAGGTCTTCGCGGGCGACCCGCTGACCAAGACCGCTCCCGCGTCGTTCTTCGCCGGAGCAGCACCGGCAGCCGCGCACGGCGAGCAGCCCACCGGCGTCTCGCAGGCCGCGTCCGCCGCGAGGGCCGGCGCACCCGGCGCTTCCGGTAATTCCGGTAATTCCGGTAATTCCGGCGCAGGCGTCTCACCCAGCGCGGGCGGCGCGGGCGGCAGCAGTGGGTCGGACAACGGCGGCGCGGCCGGCGCCGGCGGCTCGGCAGGTGCCGGCGGCTCGGCGGGTGCCGCAGCGGAGGGTGAACCCCCGGCAGGTGCGCTCCCCAAGACCGGCGCCATGCCCGCCGGACTGGGCGGCACCATCGCCGGGACCGTCACCGCCGCGACCGACGGGGAGGCGGTCGGCCGCATCCTCGTGGAGGCCCTGCGGACCAGGGCGGACGGCAGCACCGTCGTGGTCGGTTCCGCCGCCACCCAGGCCGACGGCACCTACCAGGTGGCGGGCCTGTTCCCCGGCGCCTACAAGCTCCGCTTCAGTGCGACCGGGTTCACCACGGTCTTCCACCCCGCGGCCGCCGGCCAGGCCGCGGCGGCTGCGGTCAACGTGTCCAGCGGCGCCGTGACCGCGGGAGCCGATGCGGTGATCACCGGGAAACCGGCCACCATCACCGGCTCGATCGATCCCGGCGACACCCTGGACAAGGTGGTCGCCACGGTGACCGTCCGCCCGTTGGCTGGCAGGTCGCAGGGAAAGACCGTCGCATCGGTCAAGACCGCGGCCGACGGCTCGTACACGATCCCGAAGCTGCCCGCCCCCGGCCGCTACGAGCTGGTCTTCACCGCCGCCGGCTACACACCGACCACCGTGCAGACCGACGTCAGCGGCGGGGCAAGACGTTTCGAGCCGTCCGTGCTGCTGACCTCCGGCCTCGGACAGATCGTCGGCACGGTGACCGACGGCACCAGCCCTCTCGGCGGCATCACCGTGACCACGACCGTCGACGGCACCGCCGTCACCACCGGCACCCCGACGACCGGCCAGATCGGTCAGTTCGTGCTCGGTCAGCTACCCACCCCTGCGACCTACGTGATCACCCTGTCCGGCCCGGGTTTCGGTGAGAAGACGGTGGTCGTCGACCTCGGGCCCGGCAAGGCCGACACCAACCTGAAGGTGCAGTTGGACAAGGGGACCGGCACCGTCGGCGGCGTGCTGGTGGACTCCACCGGGAAGGGCATCGGCGGCGCGGTCGTGACGGTCGGCGGGGCGGCCGACCCACCGACCACCACCACGCTGACCGCCGGCGTGATCGGCAGCTTCAGCCTCTCCGGATTGCCGTCGCCGGGCCAGTACACCCTCAGCTTCACCCTTCCCGGCTATGCCGACGCCACGGTACCGGTCAACCTGCTGGGCACCGCCCCCGTCGCCCCGCTGAAGGTGGTGATGGCCGGCGCCCTCGGCAAGATCACCGGGCAGGTCACCGGTCCGGGAAGAGCTGCACTGCAGGGTGCCTCGGTGGTGGCAACCGACGGCAAGCGGACCTGGCCGGTCACCTCGACCGCAGGATCCGGCGCGGTGCCGGACGGCGGTTACGTCATCGACCAGCTGCCGGCCGGGATCTACACGATCACGGCCACCTCTCCGACCGGCGTCGGTCGCACCGCCCTGGTCACGGTCACAGCGGGCGGCACCACCCAGCAGAACTTCCCGCTGTCGGACAGTGGGTGA